The Streptomyces camelliae genome window below encodes:
- a CDS encoding hydroxyacid dehydrogenase, whose translation MPPSLQPPRAVFAMDPVHLPLLFPPPLMTRLTRAADIEPALVVRDFTDPAAAGALASADVLITGWGCPHLDAGALAAAPGLRAVLHAAGSVRSLVGEALWSHGVTVSSAVTGNALPVAEYTLAMILLVGKDTFEHRERYRRTHTYPGPAETAATGNLGRRIGVIGASRVGRRLLELLRPFDLTVLLHDPYVSPAEAAALGAELLPLEDLLRHSDIVSLHAPDIPETHHMLDRGRLALVRDGGVLINTARGALVDHEALTDELVSGRLRAVLDVTEPEPLPAGSPLYRLPNVFLTPHIAGSLGNELERLGAIVVEELERLAAGLPPLYEVRHADLARVA comes from the coding sequence ATGCCCCCCAGCCTCCAGCCGCCGCGAGCCGTGTTCGCGATGGATCCGGTGCATCTTCCGTTGCTCTTCCCGCCGCCGCTCATGACCCGGCTGACACGCGCGGCCGACATCGAACCGGCTCTCGTCGTACGGGACTTCACCGACCCGGCGGCCGCCGGCGCCCTCGCCTCGGCCGACGTACTGATCACCGGCTGGGGCTGCCCGCACCTCGACGCCGGTGCCTTGGCCGCCGCCCCCGGGCTGCGGGCCGTGCTGCACGCCGCGGGCTCGGTCCGCTCCCTGGTCGGCGAGGCCCTGTGGAGCCACGGGGTCACCGTGTCCAGCGCGGTCACCGGCAACGCCCTGCCGGTGGCGGAGTACACGCTCGCGATGATCCTGCTCGTCGGAAAGGACACCTTCGAGCACCGCGAGCGCTACCGGCGCACCCACACCTATCCGGGCCCCGCCGAGACCGCGGCCACCGGCAATCTCGGCCGCCGCATCGGGGTGATCGGGGCCTCCCGGGTGGGCCGCCGGCTCCTGGAGCTGCTGCGGCCGTTCGACCTCACGGTCCTGCTGCACGACCCCTACGTCAGCCCCGCCGAGGCCGCCGCCCTCGGGGCCGAACTGCTGCCGCTGGAGGACCTGTTGCGCCACAGCGACATCGTCAGCCTGCATGCCCCCGACATCCCCGAGACCCACCACATGCTCGACCGCGGCCGGCTCGCCCTCGTCCGGGACGGCGGCGTGCTGATCAACACCGCGCGCGGTGCGCTGGTCGACCACGAGGCGCTGACCGACGAGCTGGTCTCGGGACGGCTGCGCGCGGTCCTGGACGTCACCGAGCCCGAGCCGCTGCCCGCCGGTTCGCCGCTGTACCGGCTGCCCAACGTCTTCCTCACCCCGCACATCGCGGGCTCGCTCGGCAATGAGCTGGAGCGGCTCGGCGCGATCGTCGTCGAGGAGCTGGAGCGGCTGGCCGCGGGGCTGCCGCCGCTGTACGAGGTGCGGCACGCGGACCTGGCCCGGGTCGCCTGA
- a CDS encoding LacI family DNA-binding transcriptional regulator, producing MSQRKAPSEAGRATIRDVAEHAGVSVASVSRVLSGNYPVSDELRRRVMKVVRDLDYVTNAHARSLAGGGTPTVAILINNITGAAFAHVAKGVEGAATLRGWLSLVGTTGDDPERELALVNLMRQQGVAAVVLLGGAYDYDEYQLRMARFARSLDAAGSHLVLVGRPPLEGDVPATTVDYDNEGGAYAMASHLLSAGHRRVLVLPGPAGLTTAQGRLRGARRAFEAYGIPFDPGMIRHGPYDDTHGYTAVEAALRETPDFTAVLAGTDVVAAGAMQALRAAGRRVPEDVSIVGYDDIPLASQLTPQLTTVHVPYEEMGRVALRAVADRREGGTGRRKGADGEHLVLGTHVVVRNSVRPPAPRG from the coding sequence GTGAGTCAGCGCAAGGCGCCAAGTGAGGCCGGCCGGGCGACCATCCGCGACGTCGCGGAGCACGCCGGTGTCTCCGTGGCGAGCGTCTCGCGGGTGCTGTCGGGCAACTATCCGGTCTCGGACGAGCTGCGCCGGCGGGTGATGAAGGTGGTCCGGGACCTGGACTACGTCACCAACGCCCACGCCCGCTCGCTCGCCGGCGGCGGCACGCCGACCGTGGCGATCCTCATCAACAACATCACCGGCGCCGCGTTCGCCCATGTGGCCAAGGGCGTCGAGGGCGCCGCCACCCTGCGCGGCTGGCTGTCGCTGGTCGGCACGACCGGCGACGACCCCGAGCGGGAACTGGCGCTGGTCAACCTGATGCGGCAGCAGGGCGTGGCCGCCGTGGTGCTGCTCGGCGGCGCGTACGACTACGACGAGTACCAGCTGCGCATGGCCCGCTTCGCGCGCTCCCTGGACGCGGCCGGCTCCCATCTCGTCCTCGTGGGCAGGCCGCCCCTGGAGGGCGACGTCCCGGCCACGACGGTCGACTACGACAACGAGGGCGGCGCCTACGCCATGGCCAGCCATCTGCTGTCGGCCGGGCACCGGCGCGTCCTCGTCCTGCCGGGACCGGCCGGACTCACCACCGCCCAGGGCCGGTTGCGGGGCGCCCGGCGGGCCTTCGAGGCGTACGGGATACCGTTCGACCCGGGGATGATCCGCCACGGCCCGTACGACGACACGCACGGCTACACCGCGGTCGAGGCCGCTCTGCGCGAGACGCCGGACTTCACCGCCGTGCTCGCCGGGACCGACGTGGTGGCCGCGGGCGCCATGCAGGCGCTGCGCGCGGCCGGGCGGCGGGTGCCGGAGGACGTGTCGATCGTGGGCTACGACGACATCCCGCTCGCCTCCCAGCTGACACCCCAGCTGACCACCGTGCACGTGCCGTACGAGGAGATGGGCCGGGTGGCGCTGCGCGCGGTGGCCGACCGGCGCGAGGGCGGCACGGGCCGCCGCAAGGGCGCCGACGGCGAGCATCTGGTGCTGGGCACCCATGTCGTCGTACGCAACTCCGTGCGGCCGCCGGCGCCGCGCGGATAG
- a CDS encoding ABC transporter substrate-binding protein, translated as MNVTSSRRRFATAAVAGIALTGLLAACGGSGSGDTSSKSSGPVTLDYWGWANGQEAVVKAFNASHKDVQLKYTKVTDQLTMQKQLTNAVKAGNTPCLVQNTAEYVTSWVSQGALADITQYVKGDADKFNPGSWASAQVQGKLYGVPTGSAPNFTIYRTDIFQKYGLKPPATWDDFITAGKVLKRHGIKITNYAGEDPSTLEVLSMQAGAHWYAIDGNSWKVDFQDPGTLKAAKVIQEIIDNDLNSKLSFADYAAVQRNYDNGGTATRQISTWQMAGMVQNFTKSFGKWALAPWPTYPGEAPKTPAGTNLTGGVTLVTKGCGHQEQAAQAALWMSTDAGAVKTMASPETGNGVMPALKDSNAYVAESVSQKLLGTNYAPAQKVVTDSLGTVTTDWAFGPDWTAMFTEMQAGWAKVVAGQEKVTDLLAHMQQWTVNDLKSRGISVKG; from the coding sequence ATGAACGTCACCAGCTCCCGCAGAAGGTTCGCCACCGCCGCCGTCGCGGGAATCGCGCTCACCGGTCTGCTCGCCGCCTGCGGCGGTTCCGGCTCGGGCGACACGTCGTCGAAGTCGTCCGGCCCCGTCACCCTGGACTACTGGGGCTGGGCGAACGGCCAGGAAGCCGTCGTGAAGGCGTTCAACGCCTCCCACAAGGACGTGCAGCTGAAGTACACCAAGGTCACCGACCAGTTGACCATGCAGAAGCAGCTGACGAACGCGGTGAAGGCGGGCAACACCCCCTGCCTGGTGCAGAACACCGCCGAGTACGTCACGAGCTGGGTGTCGCAGGGCGCACTCGCGGACATCACGCAGTACGTCAAGGGCGACGCCGACAAGTTCAACCCGGGCTCCTGGGCGAGCGCGCAGGTACAGGGCAAGCTGTACGGCGTTCCCACCGGCTCCGCGCCGAACTTCACGATCTACCGCACCGACATCTTCCAGAAGTACGGTCTGAAGCCGCCCGCCACCTGGGACGACTTCATCACCGCCGGCAAGGTGCTGAAGCGGCACGGCATCAAGATCACCAACTACGCCGGTGAGGACCCGAGCACCCTGGAGGTGCTCTCCATGCAGGCCGGGGCGCACTGGTACGCCATCGACGGCAACTCCTGGAAGGTGGACTTCCAGGACCCGGGCACCCTGAAGGCCGCGAAGGTGATCCAGGAGATCATCGACAACGACCTGAACTCCAAGCTGTCCTTCGCCGACTACGCGGCCGTGCAGCGCAACTACGACAACGGCGGCACCGCCACCCGGCAGATCTCCACCTGGCAGATGGCCGGCATGGTGCAGAACTTCACCAAGTCGTTCGGCAAGTGGGCGCTGGCCCCGTGGCCGACGTACCCGGGCGAGGCGCCGAAGACGCCGGCCGGCACGAACCTGACCGGTGGCGTGACCCTGGTGACCAAGGGGTGCGGCCACCAGGAGCAGGCGGCCCAGGCGGCCCTGTGGATGTCCACCGACGCGGGTGCGGTCAAGACGATGGCGAGCCCGGAGACCGGCAACGGTGTGATGCCGGCACTGAAGGACAGCAACGCGTACGTCGCCGAGTCGGTCTCGCAGAAACTGCTCGGCACGAACTACGCGCCGGCGCAGAAGGTGGTCACCGACAGCCTGGGCACCGTCACCACCGACTGGGCCTTCGGCCCTGACTGGACCGCGATGTTCACCGAGATGCAGGCCGGCTGGGCCAAGGTGGTGGCGGGGCAGGAGAAGGTCACCGATCTGCTCGCGCACATGCAGCAGTGGACCGTGAACGACCTGAAGTCGCGCGGCATCAGCGTCAAGGGCTGA
- a CDS encoding carbohydrate ABC transporter permease, which produces MIRSLRWKGAAFTLPFQLGFVFLYLLPIGYAVHESLYREHQSGLGLGGATTEFAGLGNYTQGLTDSAFLNSILRVVLFACVQIPVMLFVSLVLALCLDALTSRVAGRFRILLLVPYMIPGVVAAIMWVNLYSPDVGPLTPLGKVFGFHWNFFAPSMVWPSIGNLLTWHGIGYNMVIIYSALQGVPRELFEAARLDGASEIRIARSIKVPYVRGALVLTGLLSIIQMLQIFNEPALFRNVTPQTVSDSFTPIMIIYNQAFNAGNYHYAAALSVLLALILGVASFLFYRFTSKEAD; this is translated from the coding sequence ATGATCCGCTCCCTGCGCTGGAAGGGCGCCGCGTTCACCCTGCCCTTCCAGCTCGGCTTCGTCTTCCTCTATCTGCTCCCGATCGGCTACGCCGTCCATGAGTCCCTGTACCGCGAGCACCAGTCCGGGCTCGGACTCGGCGGAGCGACCACGGAGTTCGCCGGGCTCGGCAACTACACCCAGGGCCTGACCGACTCGGCGTTCCTGAACTCCATCCTGCGAGTGGTGCTGTTCGCCTGCGTGCAGATCCCGGTGATGCTGTTCGTCAGCCTGGTGCTGGCGCTGTGCCTGGACGCGCTCACCTCGCGCGTGGCCGGCCGGTTCCGGATCCTGTTGCTGGTGCCGTACATGATCCCCGGCGTGGTCGCGGCGATCATGTGGGTCAACCTGTACAGCCCGGACGTCGGTCCGCTGACCCCGCTCGGCAAGGTGTTCGGCTTCCACTGGAACTTCTTCGCGCCGTCGATGGTGTGGCCGTCCATCGGCAACCTGCTGACCTGGCACGGCATCGGCTACAACATGGTGATCATCTACTCGGCGCTCCAGGGCGTGCCCCGCGAGCTGTTCGAGGCGGCCCGGCTCGACGGCGCCTCGGAGATCCGGATCGCGCGAAGCATCAAGGTCCCGTACGTGCGCGGGGCGCTGGTCCTCACCGGGCTGCTGTCGATCATCCAGATGCTGCAGATCTTCAACGAGCCCGCGCTGTTCCGGAACGTCACCCCGCAGACCGTCAGCGACAGCTTCACCCCGATCATGATCATCTACAACCAGGCGTTCAACGCCGGCAACTACCACTACGCCGCGGCTCTTTCGGTGCTGCTCGCCCTGATCCTGGGCGTGGCCTCCTTCCTCTTCTACCGGTTCACCTCGAAGGAGGCCGACTGA
- a CDS encoding carbohydrate ABC transporter permease: protein MAVTEAPTERPSARGVRRITRPDAASRGRGGQRFLLVGLTLASAYSLFPLWWLLVSATKNRTALYQSNGLWFSGWHLWDNLREVFTYQDGIFLRWTANSLLYAGVGSLGGTVVALAAGYGLARFDFPGRNVIFACVVGSFLIPIALLTLPLYLLFSSIGLVDTPWAMLIPCLINPFSVYLAKVYTEATIPYELLEAARLDGAGEVRIFVSIVLRMMTTGGATVFLLAFVNTWNAFFLPLTVLRGKENWTLNIGLYNWSGTRMESGVDLTGLVLTGALLSIVPMAVMMVAMRRYWRTGVTLGALK from the coding sequence ATGGCGGTCACCGAAGCCCCCACCGAGCGGCCCTCCGCCCGGGGGGTGCGGCGCATCACGCGCCCGGACGCCGCCTCGCGCGGGCGGGGCGGCCAGCGTTTCCTGCTCGTCGGGCTGACCCTGGCCAGCGCCTACAGCCTGTTCCCGCTGTGGTGGCTGCTGGTCAGCGCGACGAAGAACCGCACGGCGCTGTACCAGAGCAACGGCCTGTGGTTCTCCGGCTGGCACCTGTGGGACAACCTGCGCGAGGTGTTCACCTACCAGGACGGCATCTTCCTGCGCTGGACGGCCAACTCGCTGCTGTACGCCGGCGTCGGCTCCCTCGGCGGCACGGTGGTGGCGCTCGCCGCCGGCTACGGTCTGGCCCGCTTCGACTTCCCGGGCCGCAATGTGATCTTCGCGTGTGTGGTGGGCTCGTTCCTGATCCCGATCGCGCTGCTGACCCTCCCGCTGTATCTGCTGTTCTCCTCGATCGGCCTGGTGGACACCCCCTGGGCGATGCTGATCCCGTGCCTGATCAACCCGTTCAGCGTGTATCTGGCCAAGGTGTACACCGAGGCCACGATCCCCTACGAACTGCTGGAGGCGGCCCGGCTCGACGGCGCCGGGGAGGTGCGCATCTTCGTCAGCATCGTGCTGCGGATGATGACGACGGGCGGCGCGACGGTCTTCCTGCTCGCCTTCGTCAACACGTGGAACGCCTTCTTCCTCCCGCTGACCGTGCTGCGCGGCAAGGAGAACTGGACCCTCAACATCGGCCTGTACAACTGGTCCGGCACCCGCATGGAGTCCGGCGTCGACCTGACGGGGCTCGTGCTGACCGGCGCGCTGCTGTCCATCGTGCCGATGGCGGTGATGATGGTGGCGATGCGGCGCTACTGGCGCACCGGGGTGACCCTGGGAGCCCTCAAGTGA
- a CDS encoding family 43 glycosylhydrolase produces MTDSETELVNPVIRGFAPDPSLVRAGDWYYVATSSFEWFPTIPIHRSRALARWEYAGHVEGAAPGGTLAGVPDSGGIWAPSLSWDGTRFWVTYTVVRSVGTPYFDLDTYISTAPDVAGPWTPPRRVPSHGFDPALFHEEGRLWLLNLQNDHRPGGRRFCGIVATELNPSTLSPVDGTHLLLQHDRLIEGPKLLKRDGWYVLLLAEGGTGFEHGVRVARSRRLTGPYDLDPRPLLTSRDDPAWPLQKAGHAELVRTPDDEWHLSHLTSRPLATPVGPRCPLGRETAIQAVTWDEAGWPRLRHGDCRPALRVPMPRGRGGKPEPAGSEDTPAPTAPEPAGAFLPPGVSEPTGNGPEPEMITSGYALTPGRPDRCASGREPETAGAGDPLAPGRPRRPGESLAPGRSEPSWYTLRSPADPSWIDLTSRAGWIRLRGRHGPESLWAHSLLARRITEHRAEVRVTVEARPTTFTQAAGLLLWYNTAAYLALDLTWAEDAGEEQCGQQWRGAGRSVLALTARDEDETRLVAVADVDASGPLTLGVRVERGEAEFWYAAAGARRSVGPPLDFTLLSDDHGSRLRFTGAMAAIHAVDLVDASFTADFTGFRLDCTPD; encoded by the coding sequence GTGACCGATTCCGAAACCGAGTTGGTCAACCCGGTGATCCGGGGCTTCGCCCCGGACCCGTCCCTGGTCCGCGCCGGGGACTGGTACTACGTGGCGACCAGCTCCTTCGAGTGGTTCCCGACGATCCCGATCCACCGCTCCCGCGCCCTGGCCCGCTGGGAGTACGCCGGCCATGTCGAGGGGGCGGCCCCGGGCGGAACGCTCGCCGGGGTGCCGGACTCCGGTGGGATCTGGGCGCCCTCGCTGAGCTGGGACGGTACGCGGTTCTGGGTGACGTACACGGTGGTGCGCTCGGTCGGCACGCCGTACTTCGACCTGGACACCTACATCAGCACGGCCCCCGACGTCGCGGGTCCGTGGACGCCCCCGCGCCGGGTCCCGTCCCACGGTTTCGACCCGGCCCTGTTCCACGAGGAGGGCCGTCTCTGGCTCCTCAACCTGCAGAACGACCACCGCCCCGGCGGCCGCCGCTTCTGCGGCATCGTCGCCACCGAGCTGAACCCGTCGACGCTCTCCCCTGTCGACGGCACCCATCTCCTGCTCCAGCACGACCGGCTGATCGAGGGCCCGAAACTCCTGAAACGGGACGGCTGGTACGTCCTGCTGCTCGCCGAGGGCGGCACGGGCTTCGAGCACGGCGTACGAGTGGCCCGCTCCCGCCGGCTGACCGGCCCGTACGACCTGGACCCGCGCCCGCTCCTGACCTCCCGGGACGACCCGGCCTGGCCGTTGCAGAAGGCGGGTCACGCGGAGTTGGTGCGCACCCCGGACGACGAGTGGCACCTGAGCCACCTCACCTCCCGCCCCCTGGCCACCCCCGTCGGCCCCCGCTGCCCCCTCGGCCGGGAGACCGCGATCCAGGCGGTGACCTGGGACGAGGCCGGCTGGCCCCGCCTGCGGCACGGGGACTGCCGACCGGCGCTCAGGGTGCCGATGCCACGAGGGCGGGGCGGGAAGCCGGAACCGGCCGGCAGCGAAGACACCCCCGCACCGACTGCGCCGGAGCCCGCTGGGGCTTTCCTGCCGCCAGGCGTGTCGGAGCCCACCGGAAACGGCCCGGAGCCGGAGATGATCACCTCCGGGTATGCCCTGACGCCGGGCCGGCCGGACCGCTGCGCGAGCGGCCGGGAGCCCGAGACCGCCGGTGCCGGGGACCCTCTGGCACCGGGCCGGCCGAGGCGCCCCGGAGAGTCCCTCGCGCCCGGACGGTCGGAGCCCTCCTGGTACACGTTGCGCTCGCCCGCCGATCCGTCCTGGATCGACCTGACCAGCCGTGCGGGCTGGATCCGGCTGCGTGGCCGGCACGGGCCCGAGTCGTTGTGGGCGCACAGTCTGCTCGCCCGGCGGATCACCGAGCACCGGGCCGAGGTGCGGGTGACCGTCGAGGCGCGGCCGACGACATTCACCCAGGCGGCCGGACTGCTGCTCTGGTACAACACGGCGGCTTACCTCGCCCTCGACCTGACCTGGGCGGAGGACGCGGGCGAGGAGCAGTGCGGGCAGCAGTGGCGGGGCGCCGGCCGGAGCGTGCTCGCGCTGACGGCGCGCGACGAGGACGAGACGCGCCTGGTGGCGGTGGCCGACGTGGACGCGAGCGGCCCGCTCACCCTGGGGGTCCGCGTCGAGCGCGGGGAGGCCGAGTTCTGGTACGCCGCGGCCGGCGCCCGCCGCTCCGTCGGTCCGCCGCTGGACTTCACCCTGCTCTCCGACGACCACGGCTCCCGGCTGCGCTTCACCGGCGCCATGGCCGCGATCCACGCGGTGGACCTCGTCGACGCCTCCTTCACCGCGGACTTCACCGGCTTCCGGCTCGACTGCACCCCGGACTGA
- a CDS encoding LacI family DNA-binding transcriptional regulator: protein MVRAGSASVTAGPTLAVVAREAGVSVPTASKVVNGREDVAPETRRRVTEALDRLGYVRRPRFDAAKAPGLVDLVVHSLESSWSGAVLHGVEAAAHEAGLEVVVSAGPNRARGGRPERDWLDKLTARGSSGVLFDLAELSPSQYAWLDHHRIPYVLIDPAHEPPAGVVSVGAANWQGGVSATEHLLGLGHRRIAVIAGHRRTMGSSARVAGHRSALASAGVPHRAEYVRYAGFDEATARLRTHELLDLHEPPTAVFVCSDRMALGVYAALAERGLRVPDDMSVVGFDDLPEARWIAPALTTVRQPLGEMAATALRLLVRMMQGERPEGTRTELSTRLVPRASTAAPPLARPTA, encoded by the coding sequence GTGGTCCGTGCGGGGAGTGCGAGCGTGACGGCCGGGCCGACGCTGGCGGTGGTGGCACGTGAGGCGGGGGTGTCGGTGCCCACCGCGTCGAAGGTGGTCAACGGCCGCGAGGACGTGGCACCGGAGACCCGCCGCCGGGTCACCGAGGCACTGGACCGGCTCGGCTATGTGCGCCGGCCCCGCTTCGACGCGGCGAAGGCGCCGGGCCTGGTCGACCTGGTGGTGCACTCGCTGGAGAGCTCCTGGTCGGGAGCGGTCCTGCACGGAGTCGAGGCGGCGGCGCACGAGGCGGGCCTGGAGGTGGTGGTCTCGGCCGGGCCGAACCGGGCCCGCGGCGGCCGGCCGGAGCGCGACTGGCTGGACAAGCTGACCGCCCGCGGCTCCTCGGGGGTGCTGTTCGACCTCGCCGAACTGTCCCCGTCGCAGTACGCGTGGCTGGATCACCACCGCATCCCCTACGTGCTGATCGACCCCGCGCACGAACCGCCGGCCGGGGTGGTGTCGGTCGGGGCGGCCAACTGGCAGGGCGGGGTCAGCGCGACCGAGCATCTGCTGGGGCTCGGCCACCGGCGGATCGCGGTGATCGCCGGGCACCGGCGCACGATGGGCAGCAGCGCCCGGGTGGCCGGTCACCGTTCCGCGCTCGCCTCCGCAGGGGTGCCGCACCGCGCCGAGTACGTGCGGTACGCCGGTTTCGACGAGGCCACCGCCCGGCTGCGCACGCACGAACTGCTGGACCTGCACGAGCCACCGACCGCGGTGTTCGTGTGCTCGGACCGGATGGCCCTCGGGGTGTACGCGGCGCTCGCGGAACGGGGGTTGAGGGTGCCGGACGACATGAGCGTCGTGGGCTTCGACGACCTGCCCGAGGCCCGCTGGATCGCGCCGGCCCTGACCACCGTGCGCCAGCCGCTCGGGGAGATGGCGGCGACCGCGCTCCGGCTGCTGGTGCGGATGATGCAGGGCGAGCGCCCGGAGGGCACCCGTACCGAGCTGTCGACCCGGCTGGTGCCCCGCGCGAGCACGGCGGCGCCGCCCCTGGCGCGGCCGACCGCGTGA
- a CDS encoding isocitrate lyase/PEP mutase family protein: MTYGKQLRERIAGPGTTPLIGVYDMYSASIAAQHYDGMFVSGFGFAASYYGLPDIGFIAWPDMVAFVQRLRGAFPHHHLLVDIDDGYVDPEVACHVVEGLERIGASGVILEDQKRPRRCGHADGKQVLPLEEYLEKLDKVLQTRKDLVVVARTDATEEHDILHRAQRLAATDADVVLVDGVRSVEWIQRIRKVVGDKPLLFNQIAGGKSPRLSLGELTGLGVDVAIYSTPCLFAAHEAMDSALAGLKAADGRLPEVDPASGIGVKAATSLLERNIARERLTPEGVGV; encoded by the coding sequence TTGACTTACGGAAAACAGCTGCGCGAACGCATCGCCGGGCCCGGGACCACGCCGCTGATCGGCGTGTACGACATGTACTCGGCGTCGATCGCGGCCCAGCACTACGACGGCATGTTCGTCTCGGGCTTCGGATTCGCGGCCTCGTACTACGGGCTGCCGGACATCGGTTTCATCGCCTGGCCCGACATGGTGGCCTTCGTCCAGCGGCTGCGGGGCGCGTTCCCGCACCACCACCTGCTGGTCGACATCGACGACGGTTACGTCGATCCCGAGGTCGCCTGCCATGTCGTCGAAGGGCTGGAGCGCATCGGGGCCTCCGGCGTGATCCTGGAGGACCAGAAGCGGCCCCGCCGCTGCGGACACGCCGACGGCAAGCAGGTGCTGCCGCTGGAGGAGTACCTGGAGAAGCTGGACAAGGTCCTCCAGACCCGCAAGGACCTGGTCGTCGTGGCCCGGACGGACGCCACGGAGGAGCACGACATCCTGCACCGCGCCCAGCGGCTGGCCGCCACCGACGCCGACGTCGTGCTGGTCGACGGGGTGCGCAGCGTCGAGTGGATCCAGCGCATCCGCAAGGTCGTGGGCGACAAGCCGCTGCTGTTCAACCAGATCGCCGGGGGCAAGTCGCCCCGCCTCTCCCTCGGCGAACTGACCGGCCTCGGCGTGGACGTCGCCATCTACAGCACGCCGTGTCTGTTCGCCGCGCACGAGGCGATGGACTCCGCGCTCGCCGGTCTGAAGGCCGCCGACGGCCGGCTGCCCGAGGTCGATCCTGCGAGCGGCATCGGTGTGAAGGCCGCCACCAGCCTGCTGGAGCGCAACATCGCCCGGGAGCGGCTCACCCCCGAGGGCGTGGGCGTGTGA
- a CDS encoding VOC family protein — protein MNAVPPLLDHLVLATPDLAATVADFTRRTGVTPEPGGVHLGLGTRNHLVGLGGRRYLEILGPDPEQPEPAGPRPFGVDRLTEPRTLTWAISPPDLDTAITAARARGYDPGPVRPMSRRTPDGTLLRWRLTDGTSGDPSGLVPFLIDWGDSRHPADSGLPVTPLLELRATVPDPEAVRGPLAALDTELALTTGPAALTFTVDTPKGPVTFG, from the coding sequence ATGAACGCCGTTCCCCCGCTCCTGGACCACCTCGTCCTCGCCACGCCGGATCTGGCCGCGACCGTCGCCGACTTCACCCGGCGCACCGGGGTGACACCCGAGCCCGGCGGTGTGCACCTCGGTCTCGGCACCCGCAACCATCTGGTGGGACTGGGCGGCCGCAGGTACCTGGAGATCCTCGGCCCCGACCCGGAGCAGCCGGAGCCCGCCGGGCCGCGGCCGTTCGGCGTCGACCGGCTGACCGAGCCGCGCACGCTGACCTGGGCGATCAGCCCGCCCGACCTCGACACGGCGATCACGGCGGCCCGCGCGCGGGGCTACGACCCCGGCCCCGTCCGCCCGATGAGCCGCCGCACCCCCGACGGCACCCTGCTGCGCTGGCGGCTGACCGACGGCACCTCAGGGGACCCCTCCGGCCTGGTGCCCTTCCTGATCGACTGGGGCGACTCGCGCCACCCGGCGGACTCGGGTCTGCCGGTCACCCCGCTGCTGGAGCTGAGGGCCACGGTCCCCGACCCGGAGGCCGTACGCGGACCGCTGGCAGCCCTGGACACCGAGCTGGCCCTCACCACCGGTCCGGCGGCGCTCACCTTCACCGTGGACACCCCGAAGGGGCCGGTGACCTTCGGCTGA
- a CDS encoding VOC family protein, producing MTARFAVIGVVASDLAASLAFYRRLGLVFPDGAEEQPHVEAELPGGLVLALDTEETVRSFHPGWRPPEGGGRIGLAFRCGSPAEVDARYEELVGAGYHGELKPWDAFWGQRYATVHDPDGNGVDLFAPLPGAE from the coding sequence ATGACTGCACGATTCGCCGTGATCGGCGTGGTGGCCTCCGATCTGGCCGCCTCGCTCGCCTTCTACCGCCGCCTCGGGCTGGTCTTCCCCGACGGGGCCGAGGAACAGCCGCATGTCGAGGCCGAGCTGCCCGGCGGGCTGGTGCTCGCGCTGGACACCGAGGAAACCGTCCGCTCCTTCCACCCCGGCTGGCGCCCGCCCGAGGGTGGTGGGCGCATCGGGCTCGCCTTCCGCTGCGGCTCACCCGCCGAGGTCGACGCCCGGTACGAGGAACTCGTGGGCGCCGGGTACCACGGCGAGCTGAAGCCGTGGGACGCCTTCTGGGGCCAGCGGTACGCCACCGTGCACGACCCGGACGGCAACGGCGTCGACCTGTTCGCCCCGCTACCCGGCGCCGAGTAG
- a CDS encoding helix-turn-helix domain-containing protein — protein MYAERASRLAGAVVWTNTPTGAGGRAVLPDGCMDLLWSEGRLLVAGPDTRPYAPEGPDRSWAGVRFFPGTAPALLGVPAHELRDRRVALADLWPAARVRRLCDRIEAATDPATALEDVALDAAARVAAPDPLLRRLVERLDEGRPVSETAAELGIAARTLHRRSLNAFGYGPKTLARILRLQRALTLARSGVTYAETAVRAGYADQAHLAREVRELAGMPLGELLGAG, from the coding sequence GTGTACGCGGAGCGGGCGTCCCGGCTGGCCGGTGCCGTCGTGTGGACGAACACCCCGACCGGGGCCGGTGGCCGGGCCGTGCTGCCCGACGGCTGCATGGACCTGCTGTGGAGCGAGGGCCGGCTGCTGGTCGCGGGCCCCGACACCCGCCCCTACGCCCCCGAGGGTCCGGACCGTTCCTGGGCTGGTGTCCGTTTCTTCCCCGGCACCGCGCCCGCCCTGCTCGGCGTGCCGGCGCACGAACTGCGCGATCGGCGTGTGGCGTTGGCCGACCTGTGGCCCGCCGCCCGAGTCCGCCGGCTGTGCGACCGGATCGAGGCGGCCACCGATCCGGCGACGGCACTGGAGGACGTCGCCCTGGACGCGGCAGCGCGCGTGGCGGCCCCCGATCCGCTGCTGCGCCGGCTGGTGGAGCGCCTGGACGAGGGCCGGCCGGTGTCCGAGACGGCCGCCGAACTCGGCATCGCCGCCCGCACGTTGCACCGCCGCAGCCTGAACGCGTTCGGCTACGGCCCCAAGACGCTCGCCCGCATCCTGCGTCTGCAACGGGCGCTGACGCTGGCCCGCTCCGGGGTGACGTACGCCGAGACGGCGGTCCGCGCGGGCTACGCGGACCAGGCCCATCTCGCCCGGGAGGTTCGGGAGCTGGCCGGTATGCCGCTCGGGGAGCTACTCGGCGCCGGGTAG